One genomic region from Bacillota bacterium encodes:
- a CDS encoding 2-oxoglutarate oxidoreductase, whose amino-acid sequence MKDVVMHYCPGCTHGIAHRLVGEVIDELGIAAKTIGISPVGCAVFAYNYFNVDFQQAAHGRAPAVATGIKRVLPDRVVFSYQGDGDLASIGTAEIVHAAARGEKITVVFINNAVYGMTSGQMAPTTLLGQVTTTTPGGRDPSRAGYPIRIAEMLATLDGAAYIARVSLHNPANVARARRAILKAFKVQMLDLGFSLVEVLSICPTNWGLAPQASLKWVEEMMIPTFTLGELKSPAEVG is encoded by the coding sequence ATGAAAGACGTCGTCATGCACTACTGCCCCGGGTGTACGCACGGCATAGCGCACAGGCTGGTGGGCGAGGTAATCGACGAGCTCGGGATTGCCGCGAAGACGATAGGCATTTCGCCCGTCGGGTGCGCGGTATTCGCGTACAACTACTTCAACGTCGACTTCCAGCAGGCCGCGCACGGTCGCGCTCCGGCTGTGGCCACCGGCATCAAGCGCGTGCTGCCCGACAGGGTCGTGTTTTCGTACCAGGGTGACGGGGACCTCGCGTCTATCGGTACGGCGGAGATAGTCCACGCCGCGGCCAGGGGCGAGAAGATCACCGTGGTATTCATCAACAACGCGGTATATGGCATGACGTCCGGCCAGATGGCGCCGACCACGCTGCTTGGGCAGGTCACGACCACGACACCGGGCGGCAGGGACCCGTCGAGGGCGGGTTACCCGATCAGGATCGCGGAGATGCTTGCGACGCTGGACGGCGCCGCGTACATCGCCAGGGTCTCGCTGCACAACCCGGCCAACGTGGCGAGGGCGCGGCGGGCTATCCTCAAGGCGTTCAAGGTGCAGATGCTCGATCTCGGATTCTCCCTGGTCGAAGTGCTATCCATCTGCCCGACCAACTGGGGACTCGCGCCCCAGGCCTCCCTGAAGTGGGTCGAGGAAATGATGATACCCACGTTCACGCTCGGGGAACTCAAATCGCCGGCGGAGGTGGGATAG
- a CDS encoding 2-oxoacid:ferredoxin oxidoreductase subunit gamma — protein MVHEIVIAGFGGQGVMSMGTLLAYAGMLQGKKVSWIPSYGPEMRGGTANCSVVVSDEEIVSPVVSEPTAGIMMNLPSLDKFETAIRTGGLLIVNSSMVNRRPARTDLKVLEIPANDIAFELGNDKVANMVVLGAFLEMTNAVRPDLVVESLKKALPPHRHSLIPVNQQALERGRDFVRAQAAGGAA, from the coding sequence ATGGTCCACGAGATCGTCATCGCGGGTTTCGGCGGGCAGGGGGTCATGTCGATGGGGACCCTGCTTGCGTACGCGGGCATGCTGCAGGGGAAGAAGGTGTCCTGGATACCGTCGTACGGGCCGGAGATGCGCGGCGGGACCGCGAACTGCTCGGTGGTCGTCTCCGACGAGGAGATCGTGTCGCCGGTCGTGAGCGAGCCCACGGCGGGGATCATGATGAACCTGCCGTCTCTAGACAAATTCGAGACTGCGATAAGGACGGGCGGCCTGCTCATAGTGAACAGTTCCATGGTTAACAGGAGGCCGGCGAGGACCGACCTGAAGGTGCTCGAGATCCCGGCGAACGACATCGCTTTCGAACTCGGAAACGACAAGGTAGCAAACATGGTCGTCCTGGGGGCTTTCCTGGAGATGACCAACGCCGTCAGGCCCGACCTGGTCGTAGAGTCCCTGAAGAAAGCGTTGCCGCCGCACCGGCACTCGTTGATCCCCGTCAACCAGCAGGCGCTGGAAAGGGGAAGGGATTTCGTAAGGGCGCAGGCTGCGGGTGGAGCAGCGTAG
- a CDS encoding 3-methyl-2-oxobutanoate dehydrogenase subunit VorB: MKGNEAVGEAAVRAGCRYFFGYPITPQNEIPEYMSRRLPAVGGVFLQAESEVAAINMVYGAAGAGARVMTSSSGPGISLKSEGISYIAAAELPCVIVNMVRGGPGLGSIQPAQSDYFQATKGGGHGDYRLVVLAPASVQEMVDLVMDAFDVADEYRNPVMIMGDGILGQMMEPVEFKERPFSAPREKPWATTGANGRAANLINSLYIDPEVLEKHNLHLAEKYRTISGKEVRYEVVDPGDSEYFLVAYGTTSRICRSVMQKARETGIRAGLIRPITLWPFPYKALEEATRRAKGFLTVEMSCGQMVEDVRLAVCGRAPVRFYGRTGGMIPQPQAILEQLVSLVEGGV, encoded by the coding sequence ATGAAGGGCAATGAGGCCGTGGGCGAGGCCGCCGTCAGGGCGGGGTGCCGGTACTTCTTCGGGTATCCCATAACGCCCCAGAACGAGATCCCCGAGTACATGTCGAGGCGGCTTCCGGCGGTCGGTGGCGTATTCCTGCAGGCCGAGAGCGAGGTAGCGGCGATCAACATGGTGTACGGCGCGGCGGGGGCCGGCGCGAGGGTAATGACCTCGTCGTCCGGGCCGGGGATAAGCCTTAAATCGGAGGGCATATCGTACATCGCCGCGGCGGAACTTCCGTGCGTCATCGTCAACATGGTCCGCGGCGGCCCGGGGCTCGGAAGCATCCAGCCCGCCCAGTCGGATTACTTCCAGGCCACCAAAGGCGGCGGCCACGGCGATTACAGGCTGGTCGTGCTGGCGCCGGCGTCGGTCCAGGAAATGGTGGACCTCGTGATGGACGCGTTCGACGTCGCGGACGAATACCGGAACCCCGTCATGATCATGGGCGACGGGATACTCGGCCAGATGATGGAGCCGGTTGAGTTCAAGGAACGGCCGTTCTCAGCCCCGCGGGAGAAACCGTGGGCCACGACCGGCGCGAATGGGAGGGCCGCCAACCTCATCAACTCCCTGTACATCGACCCTGAGGTACTGGAGAAGCACAACCTACACCTGGCCGAGAAATACCGTACGATCTCCGGCAAGGAGGTCAGGTACGAAGTCGTCGACCCGGGCGATTCCGAGTACTTCCTCGTGGCGTACGGCACCACCTCGCGGATATGCCGCTCGGTGATGCAGAAGGCGCGCGAGACCGGGATCAGGGCGGGCCTCATAAGGCCCATCACCCTCTGGCCGTTCCCGTACAAGGCGTTGGAAGAGGCGACGCGAAGGGCGAAGGGGTTCCTGACCGTGGAGATGAGTTGCGGCCAGATGGTCGAGGACGTACGGCTTGCGGTGTGCGGGCGGGCACCGGTGCGCTTCTATGGCAGGACAGGCGGGATGATCCCGCAGCCCCAGGCAATCCTGGAGCAGCTTGTGAGCCTCGTGGAAGGGGGTGTGTGA
- a CDS encoding NUDIX hydrolase, producing the protein MCGRTDSLEEKLIERKTVHNGKILTLNVDRVALPGGGVATREVVLHPGAAAVVALDDAGNVLLVEQYRYPAGATLLEIPAGKLDPGEDPLGCARRELGEEAGVTARDWERLGSFFTSPGFSSEVIHVFLASGLEPVRPGEALPDDDELLRVEHVPLADARDLISNGRIRDAKTVAGLLLAMDRGAFEAPRAAGRGGR; encoded by the coding sequence ATGTGCGGGCGGACGGACTCACTGGAGGAGAAGCTCATAGAACGAAAGACCGTGCACAACGGCAAGATCCTCACGCTCAACGTGGACCGCGTGGCGCTGCCGGGCGGGGGCGTGGCCACCAGGGAGGTCGTGCTCCACCCCGGGGCGGCCGCTGTCGTCGCCCTCGACGATGCCGGAAACGTACTCCTTGTGGAGCAGTACCGCTATCCGGCCGGAGCCACGCTCCTGGAGATCCCCGCGGGCAAGCTGGACCCGGGTGAGGACCCGCTCGGATGCGCCAGGAGAGAGCTCGGCGAGGAGGCCGGGGTCACTGCGCGGGACTGGGAAAGACTCGGCTCTTTCTTCACGAGCCCCGGCTTCTCGAGCGAGGTTATTCACGTGTTCCTGGCGTCCGGGCTGGAGCCCGTTCGCCCGGGCGAGGCTCTCCCCGACGATGACGAGCTGCTGAGAGTGGAGCACGTTCCGCTGGCGGATGCTCGGGACCTCATCTCGAACGGGCGTATTCGCGACGCAAAGACGGTCGCCGGCCTTCTCCTCGCCATGGACAGGGGGGCCTTCGAAGCGCCCCGCGCGGCCGGAAGGGGCGGCCGGTGA
- a CDS encoding 4Fe-4S binding protein translates to MKRVVFNEERCKACELCVAVCPRKIINLSERINRMGFRSAEVREQDKCTSCTLCARMCPHIAIEVYREGGAAVG, encoded by the coding sequence GCGAGTGGTCTTCAACGAGGAGAGGTGTAAGGCGTGCGAGCTGTGCGTCGCGGTCTGCCCGAGGAAGATCATTAACCTCTCCGAGCGCATCAACCGGATGGGTTTCAGGTCGGCCGAGGTCCGGGAGCAGGACAAGTGCACGAGCTGCACGCTTTGCGCCAGGATGTGTCCACACATCGCCATCGAGGTCTACAGGGAAGGGGGCGCCGCGGTTGGCTGA